The genomic window AGCCATGCGTAGGAGAGCGGGTCTTGGGAAAGGAAAGAGAATCTTTACTGGGACCAACGCAAAACTGGAGAAGGAAGGCAGTGTCCCATCAACCATGACCTCACCTGCTGTCACCTCCACACCACTGAATGGGTTAGATACTCCACTAAATCCAACCATTTAGTTTTTGTTGATGTGCACAGTTTAATATCTCAAAGCCTGTCAGAAACATCCAGGTCATATAGTACCTGACAATAAGAAGGAAAAAGTACTTTGCATAAAGGAACTTAAacctattattactattatgtTTAACTCTTAAAGCTCAtcatattgtattattaaaacaataaaatattaatgctATGGCAGCATTTGTTGTTTGTAATTTTTgcgatttaattaaaaaattaaaagatttttcttttatgtagTGCACCTTTTATTGTCTTAATTATGAAAAtgtcactttatttaaaaaaaaaaaaaaaaaaaaaaaaaaaaaaatggcttcattttctttttaaaaaaatctattattttgattttgtgaTGAAATATGACCTGGGTGTGTCTTTGTGGGATTCCCGCTTAACCTCAAAAATATGTATTGTCTTTCTGTTCATGACAAAAATAAGCACTCTATAGATCAGAATAAAAGACAATAGATGATTGGTGCAGATTTCCATGATTTGACATCGTTCTCTCTGTTTATCTCAGGTTGGATGACACTACAGAGCTTTGTGAGCAGATTGTGGATGTGACCACTCAAGTGTCTGAGTCTGACTCTGCCAACTCTACCACCGCTCTGCTACAGACCTTTGCTCTGGTGGAGTCCCTGGAGGTCCACAAGACCTGCCTCTCTGCTCCAGTCTCCGCTCAGTGTGGCCCATCAGAGCAGCACTTTGCTGGGCGAGATGCCTCCAAGGCCCTAAACTCAGACTGTAAAGAAGCTCCAGTAAAGTCCTGTGACTCTGTACCTCATCCTGAACCTCTCATCCAGGCCTGCCGGTGTTCAGAGCAGGCCCGGCTTCAGGACTCAAGCTTTGAGGTGATTTCCCTGGGTAGTGGGTCGTCATCTGGGTTTTGTGAGCGGCTTGTGGGCGGTTCTGGGCCCGAAAAGATAGATGATTCTCAGCAGGGACGTCAGCTAGTGGAATCGGGCAGCACATTTCTGGATTTGAACTCTAACGGAGATGTCATTGTTCATGCCATGTCAGAGATGGACCTGAACGACAGCATTGAGATCCCAAATGCGCCTGCAGATCTCAACCATTCACTTACCTCATGTGACACCGCTGAGCTCCTGCGTACTCCTTCACCCTTTATTGTAGAGTCAGACCCTGAAACAGAAGCTCAGATCTGCCCAGAGCAAGAAGCAACACGAGGAGCTGCCCCATCACCGAAAGAGCAAGAAAGGCTAGCAAGCCCTCAGCAGAAGACTGTAGAGCAACTGCCAAAAAATCATCTAACCAAAGTTCTGGAACAGTGGAATTCCTTTTCGGAACATGCTGTTGGCCATGTTCTGGATCTCCGGGGGGGGAGGGGTGGAATGCTGTTGCCAGGCGACACTCCTGCCACCTCCACTCCTAAGAAAGTCAAGGTGAACTCTTCCATTCCAGAGGGCAGGATTCATGTGACCTGCTACAACAGAGACGGAACACCAATCGGTATGTCAGCTGTGTCCCTCTAGCTCACCTGTTTTAATTATACTAGGGACACACAATGACCAAATTGTGTAGAACTTTATGTAatagagacatgtttttaaaaaaacttgcCATTAGTCTGATTAGACCAATATTAGAAGCAGATAATGTCAATTACACTGCATTGAGTGGCCAAAATATATAATGATGACTGTTAAACTGTCCATAGTATCATGCCGTCATACTTTCATGTTTCGTATCACTCTGCGGTCTCTTTTCATACTGtaattttgaatataattttgAATTACTGCCATCTTGCAACCTGAAATGcttgtagtgttttttttttttctctattaaTTTTGTGGTGAGCATAAATCTTTTGAATTTTGATGGCTAGAAAGGCAGAAGCTAAATCAAGAACACACTGACATTTTCAACAAGGACTgagaaaaacactttaaaacccCTTATCTGTCACCCTcctttttgagcatagatgtaaaaaaaatgcactCTCCAgacttaaatggttgtaattcatgAATGGTTTTGAATACAGACCTAAGGTTGGATCTCTTTCAAAGAAGACACTGATACGATTATAGCTGAAGTGAAAGCActtcaaaaaatgaaagtgtaaaaaagttatagaagtttgtttactgtaaaacaaatgtactgaactaaaacattttttatacaaaatatatattttacaaaacaaaaattgtacTCTAAAATTGCTATGAAATGGAAGCATATCTCTAACCAAGTTACTGCAAAACATATGTACTGtacaaaaacaattattttatacaaaatatatattttacaaaacagaATTTGTACTCTAATGAAATTAAAGCCATATGTCTAACAGAGTTGTGTttcaaatttgaagttgatatctcaaaaattgAAGTTATGAGATTTTGTTTAGGCGTAATACTAAAAGTAGCCACAGGGTGACATTCACATTccatagaatttttttaatgcGTTTACCTGTCACAAATAAATCTGTCACAATATCACTTCTATCACAAAACCAAATATGGAACCTTGAGTTTCAGACCTTTCCGAAGATATGAGTTTTGTCAAGATTagaaaaatgttgattataaattAGTTCAAATAAATTTTGTATTATGAAACATGACACCGCTCCCACTAGGGGGAGGAGCCCGCTAAAAGGTTTTAAATTATAAGGTTAAGCTTTCAAATTATACCTAATAAAtgatgattactaaaatatgtgatggagaatattttgaaaaatgctcAGAACCAAACAACATTGTACCCCATTGGCTTCCATTCTATGcaaaaatatcatcttttatgttccacagaagtaaGTCGTACAGTTTtgcaacaacatgagggtgattaaatgatgaccttatgttcattttttttggatgaactgtcAATTTAAGGTAATCCACAAGTgagataattaaataatttaaacacAAATCCACATTTCttctccatttatttatttggaaagTAGTCATGTAATAAGCAGGATATTGTTGTCATTATGGCAAAATAAATCCCTTCAGGGTGATTCGAGACCCTTGCCTGGGTTCATTCTGTGTTAATGACTGCGTTATCTCTTACTGTACTTAATTTTTCCATTTCAGGCTGTGTACTCTTTCTGTATGCCATGTCTCAAAAGCACCATCCATTTTTTTCTACTGTACATTTTATGATGTTTCAGTGCATGAATACAACTGATAAAGTAGTCATTTTCACCATCTCTTTCTCATTCTGTGTAGAGGTGCAGTGTGATGTGCGATGGGTGTCCCTGTCCAGCGGCAGCTCTCTGGTCTGTCTATGGCTGAGTGGAAGTCATCTCTTGCTCCACCACCAGGAGGCGCTACAGAGCACAATGTCTCCCACAGTGAGGACAGGAGCCCCAGAACAGGAGGCCTTTGCCTGCAGCCTTGCTGAGGTGATCTGCATGAGTACTTAAGAAATTTTAAAGCCTGTCTTTAAGATAAAGAaactactttttttcttttcgtttAGGCAATTCGTTCAGATCCTCTGCGCTCTTCTGTGGACCTGGAGCAGTCCGGAGCGTGTGAGGGTCAGTTTGAGGAAGACTACCGCCCACTGCGCTCTATTGGAAAGGGAGCCTTTGGCTTTGTCTGGCTTGCTTCAAGACGGATAGATGGACAGGAAGTCAGTGACACTCTTTCTGCACTCACTGTTGTTCATACACTCATATTCATCCGGTTGAGAGATAATAACCTGATAATGTTGACGTCAGTTGTTCAAACCTTAGACAGGGTTCTTAAAAGAGGATGTTTACACACTGAGTCAGTGTCATTGCTGTAGCGTCCATCCAGTCTTTTATGGACAATTATATGAGCTGGTGAAGAGATGTTGAGTTTATTATCTCTCACTTCAATTTCAGGTGGTTGTGAAGTTCATTAGGAAAAGTGCGGTGGTGAGTGAATGCTGGGTGGATGATCCTGATCTGGGTCGGGTCACTCAGGAAGTGGCCATACTGGCTCGTTTGCAACATCCCAATATTGTGAAGGTACACTCAGACCTGTTTgactatatattaaatatttagaatATTCTTTCACCCAAATGAATTCAATAAATTGGCCATTAAAGTGTCATGAAACCCCGTTGTAGCCTGATTTCACACTACAGCTTTGAGAAGGACTCAAAAAATGGATGAGAAAAGCTGTGCAAAAAGGTCGGAGTGTAGAGGGTGGGAAGAGGGGAGAAAACAAccaataaaacagacatgaagCACACTCTTTATTAAAATATGAGCGGAGAAAAAAGTAGGGGAATAAAGaataattggtaacactttacaataaagttcattagttaacattaactatattagttaacatgaactaatgatgAACTgcacttttacagcatttattcatcttttgttcatgttaatttcaacatttactaatacattaaaatcttgttaacattagttaatgcactgtgaactaacatgaacaaacaatgaacagctgtattttcattaactaacgttaacgaagattaataaatacagtaacaaatgtattgctcatggttagttcatgttagttaatacattacgctgaggttcattagttaaacattaaagtgttactgaataaTTTTTTGGTCTACGTTAttggaaaatgcaaaaattatttGCGCTACTGTACCGAGGAAACAAACTTACGACATGCCTGTCTGAACACGTGATGCGATCTCATGCGTAATACAGTGcggtgattggattaaatgagtCTATTCTCATGAATAATACAGAGAAATTGATGGCGTAAAATCATACTCTCCAGCCACGGCAGCCAATCACCACTCAGAATTAACTCCTATGCCTCACTTTTTGTGACATTGGTTCAAGTTTGCTTTTTAAACCAGAAAAATGAAatggctaaataaataaaaaaaatctttcccttaataataaacataatgGGCCTCATTTATCAATGTATCATAGAAACGAGCGCAGAACTGAGCGCAGAAATCATCTTACGACAGGGTTCACATATGATTTATCAAACATTCGTATGCTGGCAATCCTATTATACGAATGATCGTACGTTGATAAATGTGGTGGCTGAAAACAATAGGCATTTAAATATCACGTCCCTAAAAATTCACAGTTTGGAAGTTTCGCCCCAAAGTTTACAACATGGAGAAACGTAACCTGGCCAAGAAGAGGACGTAATCTCATGAAAGACAAATTAATTTTACACCAAAACATCTGTTAACCTAGTAGTTTCAAACAATGACATTaatttaatatgtatttttaataccgatttaaataaaacaaaacattcataGGCCTAttgtacaaacccaattccaaaaaagttgggacactgtacaaattgtgaataaaaaaggaatgcaataatttacaaatctcataaacttatattttattcacaatagaatatagataacatatcaaatgttgaaagtgagacattttgaaatgtcatgccaaatattggctcattttggatttcattagagctacacattccaaaaaagttgggacagttAGCAATatgaggccggaaaagttaattgcatataaggaacagctggaggaccaatttgcaacttattaggtcaattggcaacatgattgggtataaaaagagcctctcagagtggcagtggctctcagaagtcaagatgggcagaggatcaccaattcccccaatgctgcggcgaaaaatagtggagcaatatcagaaaggagtttctcagagaaaaattgcataatatcatccaaagattcagagaatctggaacaatctctgtgcgtaagggtcaaggccggaaaaccatactggatgcccgtgatcttcaggcccttagacggcactgcatcacatacaggaatgctactgtaatggaaatcacaacatgggctcaggaatacttccagaaaacattgtcggtgaacacaatccaccatgccattcgccgttgccggctaaaactctataggtcaaaaaagatcCAGAAGCGAAGGCgagccaaggctcatttaaaatggactgtggcaaagtggaaaactgttctgtggtcagacgaatcaaaatttgaaattctttttggaaaactgggacgccatgtcatctggactaaagaggacaaggacaacccaagttgttatcagtgctcagttcagaagcctgcatctctcatggtatggggttgcatgagtgcgtttGGCATGgacagcttacacatctggaaaggcaccatcaatgctgaaaggtatatccaagttctagaacaacatatgctcccatccaaaCGTCCTCTCTTTCAgcgaagaccttgcattttccaacatgacaatgccagaccacatactgcatcaattacaacatcatggctgcgtagaagaaggatctgggtactgaaatggccagcctgcagtctagatctttcacccatagaaaacatttggcgcatcataaagaggaagttGTGACAAAGacgacctaagacagttgagcaactagaagcctgtattagacaagaatgggacaacattcctattcctaaacttgagcaacttgtctcctcagtccccagacgtttgctgactgttataaaaagaagaggggatgccacacagtggtaaacatggcattgtcccaacttttttgagatgtgttgatgccatgaaatttaaaaacttatttttcccttaaaatgatacattttctcagtttaaacatttgatatgtcatctatgttgtattctgaataaaatattgaaatttgaagcTTCCACATctttgcattctgtttttattcacaatttgtacagtgtcccaacttttttggaatcgggtttgtagttccctccacaacaaatcctttaagtttaatggtattcagaacagaacaagaatgaaaaagttatatattaaactataaaataaaacacaaatttagATAGTCATAGTAAGCACTCATTATAAACAACATAAGTCAagccaaaaaatttttttttaggctacAGTGAAACTGATGAGCTCACCTCTCTCATTTGGCAAGAATCCAGATATGTTTCTATATTTGCATCTAACATTTTGGTTGCTAAATTATTACTcatgtaaacaaggctttgtacTTCACTAGTGTCCCAGTATGCATGCAAATCAGCATTCTCCTTCACAAAAATGTGTGTGCTGCCCTACAGTGGACCATTTAAATTTGAGCAGTGTAACTTTTATGTTTGGTTGACTGCGTTTTAGTTTGAGAAATGGCTAAAATGTCAAGTTAGAAACGCTAGAACTGATGTTGTGCACGTGAGGCGCCTGCACAATCACttggatttaataaaataaagctatATTAGAGTGAATCCCCTGAAAAAATGCTATAGTTATTATAGCATGTTCACTGTGGTTGATGTTTAgtgtcctaaatttttgctgcAGGTATTGGAGGTGTTTGAGAATGAGGGATTCTTTCAAATGGTCATGGAGAAACATGGGGACGGGCTAGACCTGTTTGAGTTTATCGACATGCAGCCTAGACTGGACGAGCCTCTAGCCAGCTACATCTTCAGACAGGTGAGAAACAGGCTATGAGAAGATGTGTTGGTAGCCAGTAGTCCTCTAATATTCTGATGTGAGCTCTggagtaattttttttgttttgtttttcattatttcTTTCACTTTTTCCCTGATAtatctgtatgtgtctgtacGCAGTTGGTAGCCGCGGTGAGTTACCTGCGGGGCAAAAGAGTGCTTCACAGGGACATTAAGGATGAAAATATCATCATAAACTCGAATTTTCATATCCGGCTGATCGACTTTGGCTCAGCTGCCCTGCTGGAacctggaaagcttttctatgTCTTCTGTGGCACTCTGGAGTACTGCTCACCAGAGGTGCTTCAGGGAAACCCGTACGTACTGAAACATCACACAGCCCGTCTCAGTTCCACCTGTGTGTCTTAGCTTGATAAGGACAGAATATAGGACAGGATCAGGTGGTTAAGGGTGTGGGAAGGGTAACATTAGGGTTGTGTATTAATGTCTATAAAAAGAGCAACACATTAACTTCACAGCATGACTGAGATTACAAcgatatggaagcttgtttatgCCACGGAATAAAACCTTTTTATAATGAAACATTTTGTACCAAGACATTGCGacatttgacttttttctcagaattgcaagatataaactcgcaattgtgagaaatagtcagaattgtgaggtatTAACTAgcaatttttttcttgcaattgcgaattatatttcgcaattctgacttattttcttgcaattctgactttctcgcaaatctgttttaaaaagtcaaatatcttgcaatcctgactttttcttgcaattgtgagtttttacctcacaattctgagaactCTAAGATAAAAACTTGCAGTTGCCAGTCATAAAGTCTAAGTCTgaggaaaaagtaaaaattttttttttttgtatatttgttcatttttattttatatctcactattctgacttgcaattgtgagtttatatcaaggaaaaagtcagaattgtgagatacaaagtcacaattatcttgttttttttgttttttttgttttatgacAGAAACACGATACCCTTAAAGTaaacatgaactcaaaatttatCCCATATATTCATGTCTATAAAAAGAGCAACACATTAACTTCACAGCATGACTGAGATCACCataatatggaagcttgtttagccacggaataaaacatttttataataaaacattttatagcaAGATAATTgacatttgactttttttttcttttttttttttcttagaattgcaagatataactCTCagttgcgagaaataaagtcagaattgtgagatataaactaacaattctgacttttttctcgcaattctgactttctcgcaattgcgagtttatatcttgtaattctgaccgTTTTAAAAATTGTCAAATATCTTGCAATGctgactttttcttgtaattgcgagtttttacCTCACAATACTGAGAAAAGAATAAAAACTAGCAATTGCCagtcaagtttatatctcactattctgactttataactcgcaattgtgagtttatatcacgcaattgcgaggaaaaaatgtcagaattgagtcacaattaactttaaaaaaaaataaaaatatatatatatatatatatatatatatatatatatatatatatatatatatatatatatatatatatatatatatatatatatatatatatatatatatatatatatatatatatatatatttttttttttttttttttttattcagtgccagaaacaagcttccataccaCGATGCCCTTAAATTGAACATAAATTCAAAATTGATCCCATATACTTTTAATGCTGTCATTGTGCATGATTCATCAGAGCAGGTCTTCCCTCCGTAAAAATATAGTAACTTTAAATtacttaatttgtttaattttcattCAGGTTTCCTGTTTGGCTATTGAAATTGGTTTGAATATTCTGTTTAACTTGGAAATATGCAACATCTCAAGAAAAAATAAGGTTATGAAATTCaatttcatgttgattttaagCCTATGTAGGTGAATGTCACACGAATATTGTGCAATAAGTGCTAACAAATAAAATTGACACCTTAAATTTGgaagttaagatatttttatccTTTATAGCCcggtgaaacggcttctcgaacaagaataAATGCAGACCGGGGGATGTGATTTTGTCTATCGGGAATTGGTtagatggttgtggtttgctagtGCTGTGGACTCATGTCAGACCGCATGTAAAGGTTAAATATGAGACGGCAAGCTCTATATTTCATTGTGATGTTTTTGATGTATGTAGATACGAGGGTCCAGAGCTGGAGATGTGGTCTCTAGGAGTGCTCTTATACACCTTACTGTTCAGTGAAAACCCATTTTGCAGTGTGGAAGAAACCCTGCAGGCCCGACTCAACCCTCCATGCCAGATATCTACAGGTTTGAAGATCTACTTCATCACAACCATAAAGATCGACTAGAGACATGCGACTAATTTCacaaattgtgactttattacAGTACAacctgtttctttgttcttgttttagAGTTGTATGTCCTGTTGGCTGGTCTTTTGCACCCAGAGGTTGATCAGAGAACGACTCTAGAGGAGCTCTTGGACTCGCAGTGGATACAGCAACCCATAAATCTAGCAGAGTACTCGTGGGGAGAGGTCTTTCCCTCGAGCAATGGTATTGGTTTAGTTTATTTATGCTTTTGGCTACCAAAAAGATAATATtcagttcagtcaaacacatTTTACTTTAAATGCTTCAGATTTCATAGGATATACGATTTTATCTCAGAATCCACAGAGCACGTGGAGTCCAACTCATCATGTGTGCACCGAGCAGACATCCTCTACTTGGACCCCGAAAACAACCTGAACACGTCTGAAGACACTCCTTtagaagatgatgatgatgaagatgaggaggacgaggagcagagGAGAACAATGGCGGCACTGCAGTCCGAGCTGCTGAAATACCTCACCGATGAATGAGGAACTGTTGTGAAAGAAACGCTAATGCGTTCTGGCCAACTAATTATGACATTACATCTAATGTCACCATGCACACTAATGCACAATCTCTGCAGAACTCTCCGTCCACCTGCTGTCCTTCTTGATGATACCAGTCCGTCCAAAGAGCAAAAGGAAACTGTGCCTGGGAATGGAAGCCATCTGTGTTGCTAAGAAACAGCTTTATCTCGGTGTTTGGTGAAGGATTTGGAGTGTATTCATCAAATGTGTTATGTATTTCACCTTTCACTGAGGTTTAAAACATGGTATTCTGAGATGTAGAAAGTTCTTGCTGTCTGTTGTAATGGTGTTGAGCACAAGGA from Megalobrama amblycephala isolate DHTTF-2021 linkage group LG17, ASM1881202v1, whole genome shotgun sequence includes these protein-coding regions:
- the pask gene encoding PAS domain-containing serine/threonine-protein kinase — its product is MWLMHGRRSSPRGDSVCVADGDGSISSLMKSDSFCMNQSFPSARNCTLTRMDASGDSHVGSSVATRNLQISDLHCFQPVPPSSNQGSPVLDNSLLRQLICIAPEKRGTALTINPNKAVLSINCTTSQVLDANEHACKLFECAYSDLVGRKLTALLRANHTLEEALKEETLDSDGNLVAISAKVVTAVSLTGAEFPVSVWLQLPEQQQILELLLERVERITAHVTFTQNGGILSCDATFAHLYGYHDAEEMTGMSIMSLMPSLQIPFNCRATPKVLRVQRLCVKARSGLVVPACVRLQAAVSCGRSPLQMNGSVHPKPSDGSLLSSRQPNRTPSGGKSVTGGVLYSGSVCVFAPSSCLLTLLPNGTIHSLNNPFSSLLLGYNSSQLLGKNVTYLIPAFYERVRAADRSDHPASHPQDTSSPSDSHTDPCRCSASVNCHPADALTLSTDMLSTKEDQQETCNPNTVLAGDSVMVHLAMRRRAGLGKGKRIFTGTNAKLEKEGSVPSTMTSPAVTSTPLNGLDDTTELCEQIVDVTTQVSESDSANSTTALLQTFALVESLEVHKTCLSAPVSAQCGPSEQHFAGRDASKALNSDCKEAPVKSCDSVPHPEPLIQACRCSEQARLQDSSFEVISLGSGSSSGFCERLVGGSGPEKIDDSQQGRQLVESGSTFLDLNSNGDVIVHAMSEMDLNDSIEIPNAPADLNHSLTSCDTAELLRTPSPFIVESDPETEAQICPEQEATRGAAPSPKEQERLASPQQKTVEQLPKNHLTKVLEQWNSFSEHAVGHVLDLRGGRGGMLLPGDTPATSTPKKVKVNSSIPEGRIHVTCYNRDGTPIEVQCDVRWVSLSSGSSLVCLWLSGSHLLLHHQEALQSTMSPTVRTGAPEQEAFACSLAEAIRSDPLRSSVDLEQSGACEGQFEEDYRPLRSIGKGAFGFVWLASRRIDGQEVVVKFIRKSAVVSECWVDDPDLGRVTQEVAILARLQHPNIVKVLEVFENEGFFQMVMEKHGDGLDLFEFIDMQPRLDEPLASYIFRQLVAAVSYLRGKRVLHRDIKDENIIINSNFHIRLIDFGSAALLEPGKLFYVFCGTLEYCSPEVLQGNPYEGPELEMWSLGVLLYTLLFSENPFCSVEETLQARLNPPCQISTELYVLLAGLLHPEVDQRTTLEELLDSQWIQQPINLAEYSWGEVFPSSNESTEHVESNSSCVHRADILYLDPENNLNTSEDTPLEDDDDEDEEDEEQRRTMAALQSELLKYLTDE